A region of the Thermococcus sp. Bubb.Bath genome:
AAGTTCCTTCAAGCGTTTCAGCTGCCAGAATGAGCCAAGATACTGGACGTTGGCTGCGGTGTCGGAAGGCACTCAATAGAGCTCGCAAAAAGGGGCTACAAGGTTACAGGAATTGAGATATCCCAGGGAATGCTT
Encoded here:
- a CDS encoding bifunctional 2-polyprenyl-6-hydroxyphenol methylase/3-demethylubiquinol 3-O-methyltransferase UbiG, with the translated sequence MDVGCGVGRHSIELAKRGYKVTGIEISQGML